One genomic region from Glaciimonas sp. PAMC28666 encodes:
- a CDS encoding hydroxymethylpyrimidine/phosphomethylpyrimidine kinase, with translation MTPPCVLVFSGSDPSGGAGLQADITAIAGLGAHPMSVVTVLTVQDNQRVFGVYPVAADLVHQQAQVLVDRIEISAVKLGIVGNRANAEVIAAIVRQLRVRQPDLPVVFDPVLANGAGESLSTEDPVAALAPLFALATVITPNRIEVNRLCPTGCGEDNSPDVQSQQLLARGCQNVLLKGGHGPELDHVLNRWYTPNHQQSWRWPRLSGEFHGSGCTLAAALAALLARGMPMEQAIAAAQTYCQQALTASYAIADGQRIPNRLTPDWWRNIGATVMP, from the coding sequence TTGACGCCACCCTGCGTTCTGGTGTTTTCGGGCTCAGATCCAAGTGGCGGGGCCGGTTTGCAAGCTGATATTACCGCGATAGCCGGGCTAGGTGCGCATCCAATGTCGGTGGTGACGGTCTTGACTGTGCAGGATAACCAGCGGGTCTTTGGCGTTTATCCTGTGGCTGCTGATCTGGTACACCAACAGGCGCAGGTTTTGGTGGATAGGATTGAGATTTCGGCGGTCAAGCTCGGGATCGTCGGCAATCGCGCCAACGCTGAAGTGATCGCCGCCATCGTTCGACAGTTGCGCGTACGTCAGCCCGACTTACCAGTGGTATTCGATCCTGTGCTGGCGAACGGTGCGGGAGAATCTTTGTCGACGGAGGATCCGGTAGCGGCGCTGGCGCCGTTGTTTGCACTGGCAACGGTGATTACGCCGAACCGGATAGAGGTGAATCGATTATGTCCGACCGGGTGTGGTGAAGACAATTCACCCGATGTGCAGTCCCAACAGTTGTTAGCACGCGGCTGCCAGAACGTTTTATTAAAAGGCGGACACGGCCCAGAACTGGATCATGTGTTGAATCGTTGGTACACGCCGAATCACCAGCAAAGCTGGCGTTGGCCGCGCTTGTCCGGCGAATTCCATGGCAGCGGTTGTACGCTGGCGGCGGCATTGGCTGCCCTGCTGGCGCGAGGAATGCCGATGGAGCAAGCGATTGCAGCCGCACAGACTTACTGTCAACAGGCACTGACGGCTTCTTACGCAATCGCGGACGGGCAGCGAATACCTAATCGCTTAACTCCGGATTGGTGGCGCAACATTGGTGCAACAGTGATGCCATAG
- the thiE gene encoding thiamine phosphate synthase, with protein sequence MKKFNLKGLYIVTPDWDDTAKLVAVSEQALKGGAALLQYRHKTADAALRLQQATLLLALCRQYERPFIINDHVDLCLALDADGIHVGGTDASVAEIRARVGPNKIVGASCYGSMEMAHDAVLLGASYVAFGGFYPSKVKKYEVSTQASIVTNAKAAIALPNVVIGGMTVQNAAPLVAAGADMVAAISSVYLGTDPSAAAREFVALFSDPDF encoded by the coding sequence GTGAAAAAGTTTAATCTGAAAGGTCTTTATATTGTCACGCCGGACTGGGACGATACGGCAAAATTAGTGGCGGTGAGCGAGCAAGCTTTAAAGGGCGGTGCAGCCTTGTTACAGTATCGCCACAAGACTGCCGATGCCGCGCTCCGTCTGCAGCAAGCGACATTATTGTTGGCCTTGTGTCGTCAATATGAGCGTCCGTTCATCATCAACGATCACGTCGATCTCTGCCTGGCGCTGGATGCGGATGGTATTCACGTCGGTGGCACGGACGCCAGCGTGGCGGAGATACGCGCCAGGGTTGGCCCGAATAAAATCGTCGGCGCATCTTGTTACGGCAGCATGGAAATGGCACACGACGCGGTCCTTCTCGGTGCCAGTTATGTTGCTTTCGGCGGCTTTTATCCCTCTAAAGTCAAAAAGTATGAAGTGAGCACGCAGGCGTCGATTGTGACCAACGCGAAGGCCGCGATCGCTTTGCCGAACGTTGTCATCGGCGGCATGACGGTGCAAAATGCGGCGCCCCTGGTAGCCGCTGGTGCCGATATGGTGGCGGCGATTAGCAGTGTTTATCTGGGCACAGACCCGTCTGCAGCGGCGCGCGAATTTGTCGCGCTATTTTCTGATCCGGACTTTTAA
- a CDS encoding Dps family protein, whose protein sequence is MAKIVAKKNVAVINIGINDKDRKKIADGLSKLLADTYTLYLKTHNFHWNVTGPMFNTLHLMFEGQYTELSLAVDLIAERIRALGYPAPGSYTAFAKLSTIAEAVGVPNATEMIQQLVEGQESVTRTARSIFPVVDAASDEPTADLLTQRMQLHEKNAWMLRSLLEG, encoded by the coding sequence ATGGCAAAGATAGTTGCAAAGAAAAACGTCGCGGTTATCAACATCGGCATCAACGATAAAGATCGCAAAAAAATTGCAGACGGCCTCAGCAAATTGCTCGCTGATACTTACACGTTATATTTGAAAACACACAATTTTCACTGGAACGTCACTGGGCCAATGTTCAATACATTGCACCTGATGTTTGAAGGTCAATACACCGAACTATCGCTGGCTGTGGATCTGATCGCTGAACGAATTCGTGCGTTGGGCTACCCAGCGCCGGGTTCCTACACAGCGTTTGCCAAATTATCGACCATCGCTGAAGCAGTGGGCGTTCCGAACGCCACAGAAATGATTCAGCAACTGGTCGAAGGACAAGAGTCGGTCACTCGTACTGCGCGTTCAATCTTCCCTGTGGTCGATGCCGCGTCCGACGAACCAACGGCTGATCTGCTGACTCAACGCATGCAGTTACACGAAAAAAATGCATGGATGTTGCGGAGTTTGCTAGAGGGCTGA
- a CDS encoding MFS transporter has protein sequence MLEQDRLKGGTPSAPTPGAQPQPVLQPLSEGAVSFHIIATSFFTFICYLSIGLPLAVLPGYVHVDLGYSSVLAGLAISIQYLATMLSRPRAGRIADSVGPKTSVLYGLIGCGVSGGVLIVAALLPSVPWLSLVVLMLSRLVLGYSESLVGTGAIAWGIGRVGSQHTARMISWNGIATYGALAVGAPLGVVIVHAWGLAWVGVVIVGLGIIGYYLARRKQATAVIKGEHLPFGNVLRRVLPHGLGLALGSVGFGSIATFITLFYASHHWSNAAFALTLFGGFFVGARLLFSTTIGRFGGFRVAVACFAVEAFGLLLLGFSTASWVALCGAALTGSGFALVFPALGVEAVRRVPQHNRGSALGAYSMFLDVALGITGPLAGLIATAFGYPEVFLFAALAALAGVALTVTLHRRSERSMGNMSVE, from the coding sequence ATGCTCGAACAAGACCGCTTGAAAGGCGGTACGCCCTCCGCTCCCACGCCTGGTGCACAGCCACAACCAGTTTTACAGCCACTTTCTGAAGGGGCTGTCAGTTTCCACATTATTGCCACCTCTTTTTTTACTTTTATCTGCTATCTGTCAATCGGACTGCCGTTGGCTGTACTACCGGGTTACGTACACGTCGACCTCGGCTACAGTTCCGTATTGGCTGGTCTTGCGATTAGTATTCAGTATCTGGCGACCATGCTTAGCCGCCCACGCGCCGGGCGCATCGCCGACTCGGTTGGGCCTAAAACATCGGTATTGTATGGTTTGATTGGATGTGGCGTAAGCGGCGGCGTTTTAATTGTCGCAGCCTTATTACCGTCGGTCCCGTGGCTGAGTCTCGTGGTATTGATGCTCAGCAGATTGGTGCTCGGCTACTCGGAAAGCCTGGTCGGTACGGGTGCGATAGCCTGGGGAATCGGACGCGTCGGTTCGCAGCATACTGCCCGCATGATTTCCTGGAATGGGATAGCCACTTATGGCGCGCTAGCGGTCGGGGCGCCGCTGGGCGTGGTGATTGTTCACGCATGGGGCCTGGCCTGGGTCGGCGTGGTCATCGTCGGACTGGGGATTATTGGATACTATCTGGCGCGCCGCAAGCAAGCGACGGCAGTCATCAAAGGTGAGCATCTGCCGTTCGGAAACGTGCTGCGCCGGGTGTTGCCGCATGGCCTCGGCCTTGCTCTCGGATCAGTGGGATTTGGGTCTATCGCTACTTTTATTACGTTGTTTTACGCCAGCCATCATTGGTCTAACGCCGCTTTCGCCCTCACCTTGTTTGGTGGCTTTTTCGTAGGTGCTCGCCTTCTGTTTAGTACAACAATCGGTCGTTTTGGTGGCTTTCGCGTGGCGGTAGCCTGCTTTGCGGTCGAAGCATTCGGCTTACTATTGTTAGGTTTTTCAACCGCGTCCTGGGTAGCCTTGTGCGGGGCTGCGCTTACTGGAAGTGGCTTCGCGCTAGTCTTTCCTGCGCTCGGTGTGGAAGCGGTTCGCCGGGTACCGCAGCATAATCGTGGGAGCGCTTTGGGAGCATATTCCATGTTTTTGGACGTCGCCCTTGGCATTACCGGACCGTTGGCGGGATTAATCGCCACCGCGTTTGGATATCCCGAAGTATTTTTATTTGCTGCACTGGCAGCGCTTGCAGGCGTCGCTTTAACCGTCACGTTGCATCGCCGCTCGGAACGATCGATGGGAAATATGTCGGTTGAGTGA
- a CDS encoding UvrD-helicase domain-containing protein has product MQNLLQNLNPEQLAAVTLPAQSALILAGAGSGKTRVLITRIAWLIQTGQVSPTGVLAVTFTNKAAKELMVRLSAMLPINTRGMWIGTFHGLCNRLLRAHHKDAALTPTFQILDSQDQLSAIKRLLKSLNIDDEKYPPRSLMYFINGAKDQGLRAHEVEANDDYNRKFVELYALYDQQCQREGVVDFAELLLRTYELMVRNQPLREHYQARFKHILVDEFQDTNDLQYKWLKLMAGQGGVVFAVGDDDQSIYAFRGANVGNMSTFEREFQVENLIKLEQNYRSHGHILDSANTLIANNSKRLGKNLRTDAGHGEPVRIYESTSDLLEAQWIIEEAKSLINDGAERSQIAILYRSNAQSRVIEHALFSAGIPYRVYGGQRYFERAEVKHAIAYLQLMDNPHNDSAFLRVVNFPTRGIGARSLEHLQDAARQQGISLYAAVPYVAGKAGASLGAFLKLIEGARFETQHLPLPEMVKIMLDVSGLIIHYGTEREGADRIENLEQLVNAATLFVSEEGFGSDAPALLGPQADVLAAASITTADGIEIIDADARLSFIMSPLSAFLSHASLEAGDNQAKTGQDALQLMTVHSSKGLEFEAVFITGLEEGLFPHENSQKEDAGVEEERRLMYVAITRAKKRLYMSFSQTRMLHGQTRYNLRSRFFDELPEDALKWLSPKIQPQQPSWFAHPKAAWVDEPQFGANSIANKFAKQDLGWRIGENVAHQKFGEGVIVNIEGSGGNARAQINFGKHGMKLLDLTVAKLEKV; this is encoded by the coding sequence ATGCAAAATCTTCTTCAGAACCTTAATCCCGAACAACTCGCCGCAGTCACATTGCCCGCTCAATCAGCCTTGATTCTTGCAGGTGCCGGATCTGGCAAAACACGCGTATTGATTACCCGTATTGCATGGCTGATTCAAACCGGGCAAGTATCGCCCACCGGCGTGTTAGCGGTCACCTTTACCAATAAGGCTGCCAAAGAACTGATGGTGCGGTTGTCTGCGATGTTGCCAATTAATACACGCGGGATGTGGATCGGGACTTTCCACGGGTTATGCAATCGTCTGTTACGCGCCCATCATAAAGACGCGGCATTGACGCCCACGTTTCAAATTCTGGATTCGCAAGATCAGCTGTCGGCGATCAAACGGTTGCTTAAATCATTGAACATCGATGACGAAAAATACCCACCGCGTAGCTTGATGTATTTTATTAATGGCGCTAAAGATCAGGGTTTGCGTGCGCACGAGGTTGAAGCCAACGATGACTACAACCGTAAGTTTGTTGAGTTATATGCGCTGTATGATCAACAGTGCCAGCGCGAAGGAGTGGTGGATTTCGCTGAATTGTTATTACGAACGTATGAATTGATGGTTAGAAATCAGCCACTGCGTGAGCATTATCAAGCGCGTTTTAAGCATATTCTGGTCGATGAGTTCCAAGACACCAATGATCTGCAATATAAATGGTTGAAACTGATGGCAGGTCAGGGCGGCGTGGTATTTGCCGTTGGCGATGACGACCAAAGCATTTACGCCTTTCGGGGTGCCAACGTCGGCAATATGAGTACCTTTGAGCGGGAATTTCAGGTCGAAAATTTGATTAAGCTTGAGCAAAATTATCGCTCGCATGGTCATATTCTGGACTCTGCCAACACGCTGATCGCCAACAACAGCAAGCGTCTCGGCAAGAACCTGCGCACCGACGCTGGCCATGGCGAACCGGTAAGAATTTATGAGTCTACGAGCGATTTACTTGAGGCGCAGTGGATAATCGAAGAGGCCAAGAGCCTCATAAACGACGGTGCCGAACGCAGCCAAATTGCGATTTTGTATCGTTCCAACGCCCAATCCCGGGTGATTGAGCATGCGCTCTTCTCAGCCGGTATTCCGTATCGTGTATATGGCGGTCAGCGCTATTTCGAGCGGGCTGAAGTAAAGCATGCCATTGCGTATTTGCAGTTGATGGACAATCCGCATAACGATTCAGCATTTTTGCGGGTTGTGAATTTTCCGACCCGTGGTATCGGTGCGCGCTCGCTGGAGCATTTGCAGGATGCTGCCCGTCAACAAGGTATTTCACTGTATGCGGCGGTGCCTTATGTTGCGGGAAAGGCCGGTGCTTCGCTTGGCGCATTCCTAAAGTTAATTGAAGGTGCGCGGTTCGAGACGCAACATTTGCCGCTCCCCGAGATGGTGAAAATCATGCTCGATGTCAGCGGGCTGATTATCCACTACGGCACTGAAAGAGAAGGCGCTGATCGCATCGAAAATTTGGAGCAATTGGTGAACGCGGCGACCTTATTCGTTTCAGAGGAAGGGTTTGGGTCCGATGCGCCAGCGTTGCTCGGCCCGCAAGCCGATGTATTGGCAGCGGCCTCGATCACGACCGCGGATGGTATCGAAATTATCGACGCGGATGCCCGACTGTCTTTCATCATGTCGCCGTTGTCGGCGTTTTTGTCGCATGCGTCGTTAGAGGCGGGTGATAATCAAGCCAAGACCGGACAAGATGCCTTGCAACTGATGACGGTGCATTCCTCCAAAGGTCTCGAGTTCGAAGCGGTGTTCATCACCGGACTGGAAGAAGGTTTGTTTCCGCATGAGAATTCGCAAAAAGAAGATGCTGGTGTCGAAGAAGAGCGGCGTCTGATGTACGTTGCCATCACGCGTGCCAAGAAGCGTCTCTATATGAGTTTTTCGCAGACCCGCATGTTACATGGGCAAACACGGTATAACCTGCGGTCACGTTTTTTTGATGAACTGCCGGAAGATGCGCTCAAATGGTTGTCACCCAAAATACAGCCGCAACAGCCTAGCTGGTTTGCCCATCCGAAAGCAGCGTGGGTTGATGAGCCGCAGTTTGGGGCGAATTCTATTGCGAACAAATTTGCAAAGCAGGATCTGGGTTGGCGTATAGGTGAAAACGTCGCGCATCAAAAATTTGGCGAAGGTGTGATCGTTAACATCGAAGGCAGTGGCGGCAATGCTCGTGCGCAAATTAATTTTGGCAAACATGGAATGAAATTGCTGGATTTAACGGTCGCTAAACTGGAGAAGGTTTAG
- a CDS encoding BPSS1780 family membrane protein: MEKLPAKTGWIWVKSGFALFRKQPAEISTLFLSYMFLMLAVGIIPVLGQLLPLILVPVFSMAFMQACVQIENDKRVYPNLLLTGFRSPACKNLLLLGCLYLLAAMIAIGASALIDGGVFWEAMTGQIPLDAKTAQESNMTFAMMFSAAVYVPFAMGFWYAAPLIVWQKMSVLKAIFYSFFAVQRETKAFMVYGLTWIVFGVLLPAIVSVIVALLVGNASITLMVLLPLSIMLTVVMYCSFYPTYKQIFGAPETSDK, encoded by the coding sequence ATGGAAAAATTGCCTGCAAAAACTGGTTGGATTTGGGTAAAAAGTGGCTTTGCGCTGTTTCGCAAACAACCGGCTGAAATCTCGACTCTGTTCCTATCGTACATGTTCCTGATGCTGGCTGTCGGCATCATTCCGGTGCTGGGGCAGTTGCTGCCGCTGATATTGGTGCCAGTTTTTTCGATGGCGTTTATGCAAGCCTGTGTGCAGATTGAGAACGACAAACGCGTCTACCCAAACTTGCTACTAACGGGATTTCGTTCTCCTGCATGCAAAAATCTGCTTCTGCTGGGATGCCTGTATTTACTTGCCGCCATGATTGCGATTGGCGCGTCGGCGCTCATTGATGGCGGGGTTTTCTGGGAAGCCATGACGGGTCAGATTCCGCTTGATGCCAAAACAGCACAAGAATCCAATATGACATTTGCCATGATGTTTTCGGCTGCCGTGTATGTACCGTTTGCGATGGGATTCTGGTACGCCGCGCCATTGATCGTCTGGCAAAAAATGAGCGTCCTGAAAGCCATTTTTTATAGCTTCTTTGCCGTTCAACGCGAGACCAAAGCGTTTATGGTATACGGGCTTACCTGGATCGTTTTCGGCGTTTTACTGCCAGCAATTGTGAGCGTGATAGTGGCACTGCTAGTCGGCAATGCCTCGATTACACTGATGGTATTGTTGCCATTATCGATCATGCTAACGGTCGTGATGTATTGTTCGTTCTATCCGACCTACAAGCAGATTTTTGGTGCGCCAGAGACATCGGATAAATAA
- a CDS encoding homoserine kinase: MAVFTPVGLEDLNQWLSQFPLGKASAIKGISSGIENSNFFINTEAGEYVLTVFEKLTFEQLPFYLELMRHLAERGVAVPAPIANKDGAIINALHGKPAAIVSKLSGESQMSPGPVHCREVGAMLARMHLAAQDFPIVQPNLRGLAWWRDTAPVVLPFLTDDIKQLLRSEIKFQEDFATTAAYQNLRNGPVHADLFRNNVMFDGDKLSGFFDFYFAGCDTWLFDLAVTVNDWCIDVDTGILDHARVAAMLDGYRSVQPFSADDQTAWQPMLRAAALRFWLSRLYDFYLPRAAEMLTPHDPVHFERILRQRIAHPAPALF; this comes from the coding sequence ATGGCAGTATTTACCCCCGTCGGCCTGGAAGACCTTAACCAATGGCTTTCACAATTTCCGCTAGGCAAAGCATCAGCGATTAAAGGCATTTCGTCCGGTATCGAAAATAGCAACTTTTTTATTAATACCGAAGCTGGTGAATACGTGCTGACGGTGTTTGAAAAGCTGACGTTCGAACAATTACCGTTCTATCTTGAATTAATGCGCCATCTGGCTGAGCGCGGCGTAGCAGTACCCGCACCGATTGCCAACAAGGACGGCGCGATCATCAACGCACTGCATGGCAAACCCGCTGCTATCGTCAGCAAATTAAGCGGCGAATCCCAGATGTCGCCAGGCCCCGTGCATTGTCGCGAAGTAGGAGCAATGCTGGCCAGGATGCACTTGGCCGCTCAAGATTTCCCCATTGTCCAGCCAAATTTACGTGGCCTTGCATGGTGGCGCGATACGGCCCCTGTTGTCTTACCATTTTTGACAGACGATATCAAACAGCTACTTCGCTCCGAAATCAAGTTTCAGGAAGACTTTGCAACGACCGCCGCTTATCAGAACCTGCGCAACGGGCCCGTGCATGCCGACCTGTTTCGCAACAATGTGATGTTTGATGGCGACAAGCTTTCGGGATTTTTTGACTTTTATTTTGCCGGATGTGACACCTGGCTATTCGATCTTGCGGTTACCGTCAACGATTGGTGCATCGACGTCGATACGGGTATTTTAGATCACGCTCGTGTCGCAGCAATGTTGGATGGTTATCGCTCAGTACAACCATTTAGCGCCGACGATCAAACCGCCTGGCAACCAATGCTGCGTGCCGCCGCATTGCGCTTCTGGCTTTCGCGTCTATACGACTTTTATTTACCGCGCGCAGCAGAAATGCTGACGCCGCATGATCCAGTGCATTTCGAACGGATTTTGCGGCAGCGCATCGCTCACCCGGCTCCGGCCTTGTTCTGA